A DNA window from Motacilla alba alba isolate MOTALB_02 chromosome 28, Motacilla_alba_V1.0_pri, whole genome shotgun sequence contains the following coding sequences:
- the BSG gene encoding basigin isoform X1 → MRAGPEITTHVSEGSDKVTLSCNISAPHLTITGHQWIHKAKVLLEDSNSGASTSYTMEGKVEEHSGIYECIFKANPPIKGEVNISVPPQVTAYKKSEHGNEGDTGVLTCKNPSFPAVTTWSWHKSGHGRLDNASGRYIIKSSGNKTELRILKLDIEQDTGEYFCNGTNSLGTGDATVSLRVRSRLAALWPFLGIVAEVLVLVTIIFIYEKRRKPDEVPDDDDGGSAPLKSNATNHKDKNVRQRNAN, encoded by the exons ATGCGTGCAGGTCCAGAAATCACTACTCATGTCAGCGAGGGTTCTGACAAGGTGACCCTGAGCTGTAACATATCTGCCCCACACCTCACCATCACGGGCCACCAGTGGATTCACAAAGCGAAGGTCCTGCTGGAGGACAGCAACTCGGGTGCTTCTACCAGCTACAC AATGGAGGGGAAGGTGGAGGAGCACTCTGGCATCTACGAGTGCATCTTCAAAGCCAACCCGCCGATAAAAGGAGAAGTGAACATTTCTG TTCCCCCCCAGGTGACAGCGTACAAGAAGTCAGAGCATGGCAATgagggggacacaggggtgcTGACCTGCAAGAATCcctctttccctgctgtcaCCACTTGGTCCTGGCACAAAAGTGGGCACGGG cgCCTGGACAACGCCTCTGGCAGGTACATCATCAAATCCAGCGGCAACAAGACGGAGCTGCGCATCCTGAAGCTGGACATCGAGCAGGACACGGGCGAGTATTTCTGCAACGGCACCAACTCGCTGGGCACCGGCGACGCCACGGTGAGCCTGCGCGTCCGCAGCCGCCTGGCAGCGCTCTGGCCCTTCCTGGGCATCGTGGCCGAGGTGCTCGTCCTTGTCACCATCATCTTCATCTACgagaagaggaggaagccaGATGAGGTTCCTGACG ATGATGATGGAGGCTCTGCACCACT GAAGAGCAATGCCACAAACCACAAGGACAAGAACGTCCGCCAGAGAAACGCCAACTGA
- the BSG gene encoding basigin isoform X2, with protein sequence MRAGPEITTHVSEGSDKVTLSCNISAPHLTITGHQWIHKAKVLLEDSNSGASTSYTMEGKVEEHSGIYECIFKANPPIKGEVNISVPPQVTAYKKSEHGNEGDTGVLTCKNPSFPAVTTWSWHKSGHGRLDNASGRYIIKSSGNKTELRILKLDIEQDTGEYFCNGTNSLGTGDATVSLRVRSRLAALWPFLGIVAEVLVLVTIIFIYEKRRKPDEVPDGSAPLKSNATNHKDKNVRQRNAN encoded by the exons ATGCGTGCAGGTCCAGAAATCACTACTCATGTCAGCGAGGGTTCTGACAAGGTGACCCTGAGCTGTAACATATCTGCCCCACACCTCACCATCACGGGCCACCAGTGGATTCACAAAGCGAAGGTCCTGCTGGAGGACAGCAACTCGGGTGCTTCTACCAGCTACAC AATGGAGGGGAAGGTGGAGGAGCACTCTGGCATCTACGAGTGCATCTTCAAAGCCAACCCGCCGATAAAAGGAGAAGTGAACATTTCTG TTCCCCCCCAGGTGACAGCGTACAAGAAGTCAGAGCATGGCAATgagggggacacaggggtgcTGACCTGCAAGAATCcctctttccctgctgtcaCCACTTGGTCCTGGCACAAAAGTGGGCACGGG cgCCTGGACAACGCCTCTGGCAGGTACATCATCAAATCCAGCGGCAACAAGACGGAGCTGCGCATCCTGAAGCTGGACATCGAGCAGGACACGGGCGAGTATTTCTGCAACGGCACCAACTCGCTGGGCACCGGCGACGCCACGGTGAGCCTGCGCGTCCGCAGCCGCCTGGCAGCGCTCTGGCCCTTCCTGGGCATCGTGGCCGAGGTGCTCGTCCTTGTCACCATCATCTTCATCTACgagaagaggaggaagccaGATGAGGTTCCTGACG GCTCTGCACCACT GAAGAGCAATGCCACAAACCACAAGGACAAGAACGTCCGCCAGAGAAACGCCAACTGA